The proteins below come from a single Parazoarcus communis genomic window:
- the amrA gene encoding AmmeMemoRadiSam system protein A, with amino-acid sequence MQANNTEQDDPGPRLLARARQAIGHHLGLAPEPADDARLAQRGACFVTLTIDGALRGCIGSIRPQRTLADDVTTNAVAAASRDPRFPPLTADEFAQVRIEVSLLSSPDFVEFTDEADLLRQITPHEDGLILFAGCRSATFLPQVWEQLPQPEHFLAALKQKAGMDPDRPVTGMMAARFSVRKWEETSREA; translated from the coding sequence ATGCAAGCAAACAACACTGAACAGGACGATCCCGGTCCACGCCTGCTCGCCCGCGCGCGTCAGGCCATTGGCCACCACCTTGGCCTCGCCCCCGAGCCGGCCGACGATGCCCGACTCGCCCAGCGCGGCGCATGCTTTGTCACGCTCACCATCGATGGCGCTTTGCGCGGCTGTATTGGCAGCATCCGCCCGCAGCGAACCCTGGCCGACGACGTCACCACCAATGCCGTGGCGGCGGCCAGTCGTGACCCGCGCTTCCCACCGCTGACGGCAGACGAGTTTGCACAGGTACGGATCGAAGTCTCCCTGCTGTCCTCGCCGGATTTCGTCGAGTTCACCGACGAAGCTGATCTGCTGCGCCAGATCACGCCGCACGAAGACGGTCTCATTCTGTTTGCCGGATGCCGCAGCGCAACCTTCCTGCCTCAGGTATGGGAGCAGTTGCCGCAGCCCGAGCATTTTCTTGCCGCCCTGAAACAGAAAGCCGGGATGGATCCCGACCGACCTGTCACTGGCATGATGGCGGCCCGCTTCAGCGTCAGGAAATGGGAGGAGACTTCCCGGGAGGCATGA
- the amrS gene encoding AmmeMemoRadiSam system radical SAM enzyme — protein MNHAAQYWHRLADGRIQCDLCPRYCKLHENQRGACFVRMREADAMVLTTYGRSSGFCIDPIEKKPLNHFYPGSSVFSFGTAGCNLACKFCQNWDISKSRDMDRLMDAASPDEIAATAAAHGCTSVAFTYNDPVIFAEYAIDVAAACHRRDIRTVAVTAGYITELARGDFFSCMDAANVDLKAFTDDFYVQLCGAHLQPVLDTLVWLHHETQVWVELTTLLIPGRNDSDAEIKAMSRWVHDEMGAEVPLHFTAFHPDFKLDDLPPTPPQTLTRARQLALDAGLKHVYTGNVHDLEGGRTRCTQCNEVLIERDWYDILAYRLTSKGECPSCHAPLAGRFGEFAGTFGPRRISVPIHRQPA, from the coding sequence ATGAACCATGCGGCGCAGTACTGGCATCGGCTTGCGGATGGGCGAATCCAGTGCGATCTTTGTCCGCGATACTGCAAACTCCACGAGAATCAGCGCGGAGCCTGCTTCGTGCGCATGCGCGAAGCTGACGCCATGGTGCTGACGACCTATGGCCGAAGCTCCGGATTCTGCATCGATCCGATCGAGAAGAAACCGCTGAATCATTTCTACCCGGGCAGCAGCGTGTTCTCGTTCGGCACCGCGGGCTGCAATCTCGCCTGCAAGTTCTGCCAGAACTGGGACATCTCCAAATCGCGTGACATGGATCGCCTGATGGACGCAGCCTCGCCCGACGAGATCGCTGCGACGGCGGCAGCGCACGGATGCACGAGCGTCGCGTTCACCTACAATGATCCGGTGATCTTTGCCGAGTATGCGATCGACGTGGCAGCGGCCTGTCATCGACGCGACATTCGAACCGTTGCGGTCACCGCCGGATACATTACCGAGCTGGCGCGCGGAGATTTCTTCTCCTGCATGGACGCGGCGAACGTCGACCTGAAGGCCTTCACCGACGATTTCTATGTGCAGTTGTGCGGCGCCCACCTTCAGCCCGTACTCGACACCCTGGTCTGGTTGCATCATGAAACCCAGGTATGGGTCGAACTGACCACCCTGCTGATTCCCGGACGCAACGACAGCGACGCTGAGATCAAGGCGATGTCGCGCTGGGTGCACGACGAAATGGGCGCCGAAGTACCGCTGCACTTCACCGCTTTTCATCCCGACTTCAAACTGGATGACCTGCCCCCAACCCCGCCGCAGACGCTGACGAGGGCGCGCCAACTGGCACTGGACGCCGGCCTGAAGCACGTCTACACCGGCAACGTGCACGACCTGGAAGGGGGGCGCACACGCTGTACGCAGTGCAACGAAGTCCTGATCGAGCGTGACTGGTACGACATCCTGGCGTACCGACTCACCAGCAAGGGCGAGTGCCCAAGCTGTCATGCGCCGCTTGCTGGCCGCTTCGGCGAATTCGCCGGCACCTTTGGCCCACGACGGATCAGCGTGCCGATTCATCGCCAGCCAGCCTGA
- a CDS encoding alpha/beta hydrolase: MKLRTTPISIPAESIWLDGTLSHAPDVRGLVLILQPGANPIVHKRQTLIAGVVQDAGFATLSLDLMTRHEELHDQDASFNVTRLAERLLAANDWIEHQPPLEALPIGLLAFGTASAAIVRAAAKKPDRFGVLACLAGRPDLAGAGPLRSLRAPTLFIVGREDPGTAILRQAFDMIPGDHEWRAANGGEIEHLSPENLRQSAGFVADWMLRKMPPRQDQVPDEFEFDLPEDHALPPEET; this comes from the coding sequence TTGAAGCTGCGAACCACCCCGATCAGCATTCCAGCAGAAAGCATCTGGCTTGACGGCACGCTTTCGCACGCACCGGACGTGCGCGGGCTCGTGCTGATCCTGCAGCCGGGAGCAAATCCGATCGTTCACAAACGCCAGACCCTGATCGCCGGCGTTGTTCAGGACGCTGGGTTCGCCACGCTCTCGCTCGACCTGATGACCCGCCATGAGGAATTGCACGACCAGGACGCCAGCTTCAACGTCACCCGGCTTGCTGAGCGACTGCTCGCTGCCAACGACTGGATCGAACACCAGCCACCGCTCGAAGCGCTGCCCATCGGCTTGCTTGCATTCGGCACGGCGAGCGCCGCAATCGTGCGTGCCGCTGCCAAGAAACCTGATCGCTTCGGCGTGCTTGCCTGTCTTGCAGGGCGCCCAGATCTTGCGGGTGCGGGCCCGCTACGCAGCCTCCGGGCACCGACCCTGTTCATTGTCGGACGTGAAGACCCCGGTACTGCGATACTGCGTCAGGCCTTCGACATGATTCCAGGCGACCACGAGTGGCGGGCGGCGAACGGCGGCGAGATCGAACACCTTTCCCCGGAAAACCTGAGGCAAAGCGCTGGCTTTGTGGCGGACTGGATGCTCAGAAAGATGCCGCCGAGGCAGGACCAGGTTCCAGACGAGTTCGAGTTCGACCTGCCCGAAGACCACGCGTTGCCGCCTGAAGAGACCTGA
- a CDS encoding putative metalloprotease CJM1_0395 family protein → MMTSGVTSSITAYTPSAQGNAGSRRAPDEAALSEADQQALTQLEARDKQVRAHEQAHVSAGGELITSRASFTYQVGPDSKRYAVAGEVGIDTSPGSTPEETLERAARIRAAALAPADPSAQDRQVAAQADRMATEARQELNAQDNVEPTRADRRETALARLVSQVSATPSEQSQIDTYA, encoded by the coding sequence ATGATGACATCCGGTGTCACTTCATCGATCACCGCCTATACACCTTCGGCTCAAGGCAACGCCGGGAGTCGTCGCGCCCCCGATGAAGCTGCATTAAGCGAAGCCGATCAACAAGCGCTGACTCAGCTCGAAGCGCGTGACAAGCAGGTTCGCGCACACGAACAGGCGCATGTCTCGGCTGGCGGCGAACTGATTACCTCCCGCGCCAGCTTCACTTACCAGGTGGGGCCCGATAGCAAGCGCTACGCAGTCGCGGGCGAGGTCGGTATCGACACCTCGCCGGGCAGCACGCCCGAAGAAACCCTCGAACGAGCAGCAAGAATTCGCGCAGCAGCGCTGGCGCCCGCCGATCCCTCCGCGCAGGACCGTCAGGTCGCAGCACAGGCGGACCGCATGGCGACCGAAGCGCGCCAGGAACTCAATGCCCAGGACAACGTGGAGCCGACCCGCGCTGACCGGCGCGAGACTGCACTGGCACGCCTCGTTTCACAGGTCAGTGCGACCCCGTCGGAGCAGTCGCAGATCGACACCTACGCCTGA
- the mfd gene encoding transcription-repair coupling factor, which produces MPSSIDKLLPTVSALALPKTGRRIDLPQLSGSADALVIAQLAGRGRMIAVVTANPIDAQRLQDEIAWLAPGLRLHLLPDWETLPYDSFSPHQDLISERLSTLYAITRSEADVVLVPASTALYRMAPPAFLAAYTFFLKQGEQLDVEQLRMQMAVAGYAHVTQVVSPGEFSVRGGLVDLYPMGSPLPYRIDLFDDEVESIKTFDPDTQRTVYPVKEIRLLPAREFPLDDKGRSRFRGQFRETFEGDPTRATIYKDVSNGIAPAGIEYYLPLFFEEVATLFDYLPADTPVLLHRDVPGAIAEFWRDTRSRYDLLKGDRTRPVMAPEALFLSDEAFFIALKDHPRLVLGSSSESAGTPAALPLPDIAVERKASDPLHKLKAFCAAFDGRVLLLADSPGRRETMAEYLAEYGVKPEASADFDGFAESGEVIALGTAPLGAGFILPEARLAIITETELYAATARTRARRDNRKAATMEGWLRDLSELKIGDPVVHVSHGIGRYLGLIHMNLGEGDTEFLHLEYNGGDKLYVPVSQLHVITRYAGADPENLDLHRLGSGQWEKAKKKAAMQVRDTAAELLSLYAQRAARPGHRFDFKQHDLEAFAEAFGFETTPDQQAAIDAVVTDMKSGRPMDRLVCGDVGFGKTEVALRAAFIAVADGKQVVVLCPTTLLAEQHYQTFADRFADWPIKIAELSRFKSAKEQTEALLQLGEGKVDIIIGTHRLLQKDVVFKRLGLVIIDEEHRFGVRQKEALKQLRSEVDILTLTATPIPRTLGLAMEGLREFSVIATAPQKRLAIKTFVQRWSKGIVREAVLREFKRGGQVYFLHNEVDTIENMRNDLAELLPEARIVVGHGQLPERELERVMRDFTQQRANLLLCTTIIETGINIPTANTIIMNRADRFGLAQLHQLRGRVGRSHHQAYAYLLTDANAKPSAQAQKRLEAIAMMDELGSGFYLAMHDLEIRGAGEVLGEHQSGEIQQIGFSLYTEMLKHAVRDLQAGKEPDLSQPLEVVSEINLHTPALLPTEYCPDVQERLTLYKRLANCEAEEELRDLQEELIDRFGELPPQTLALLETHRMRLLLKPWDVQKLDASDAQISIQFGKAAPIDPVKVIFLIQKDRSTKMAGPDKLIRRVSLPDLKQRVKAVRELLNAVKA; this is translated from the coding sequence ATGCCCTCCTCCATCGACAAGCTGCTGCCCACCGTTTCCGCCCTTGCATTGCCCAAGACCGGTAGACGGATTGACCTGCCCCAACTGAGCGGGTCGGCCGACGCGCTCGTGATTGCGCAGCTGGCAGGCCGCGGGCGGATGATCGCAGTGGTTACCGCCAACCCGATCGATGCCCAGCGCCTTCAGGACGAGATCGCATGGCTCGCACCCGGACTGCGCCTGCACCTGCTTCCGGACTGGGAAACCCTGCCCTACGACAGTTTTTCGCCCCACCAGGACCTGATCTCCGAGCGCCTGTCCACGCTGTATGCGATCACCCGCAGCGAGGCCGACGTGGTCCTGGTGCCGGCGAGCACCGCACTCTATCGCATGGCGCCACCGGCCTTTCTTGCGGCCTATACCTTCTTTCTTAAGCAGGGCGAACAACTGGACGTCGAACAACTGCGCATGCAGATGGCCGTCGCCGGCTATGCGCATGTGACCCAGGTCGTCAGCCCGGGCGAGTTCTCGGTACGCGGCGGACTGGTTGACCTCTACCCGATGGGCTCCCCCCTGCCCTACCGGATCGACCTCTTCGACGACGAAGTCGAAAGCATCAAGACCTTCGATCCCGACACCCAGCGCACGGTCTACCCGGTCAAGGAGATTCGCCTGTTGCCAGCGCGGGAGTTTCCGCTCGACGACAAGGGTCGCAGCCGCTTTCGTGGTCAGTTCCGCGAAACCTTCGAGGGCGACCCGACGCGAGCAACGATCTACAAGGATGTCTCCAACGGCATCGCGCCGGCAGGTATCGAGTATTACCTTCCGCTGTTCTTCGAAGAAGTTGCCACACTGTTCGACTACTTGCCCGCCGATACACCGGTACTGCTGCATCGCGACGTGCCGGGTGCGATTGCCGAGTTCTGGCGCGATACGCGCTCACGCTACGATCTGCTCAAGGGCGATCGCACGCGCCCGGTGATGGCGCCCGAAGCGCTGTTTCTGAGCGACGAAGCCTTCTTCATCGCCCTGAAGGACCACCCACGGCTGGTCCTTGGCAGCAGCAGCGAGAGCGCCGGCACGCCTGCCGCCCTGCCCCTTCCCGACATCGCGGTGGAGCGCAAGGCGAGCGACCCGCTGCACAAGCTCAAGGCCTTCTGCGCCGCATTCGACGGTCGGGTGCTGCTGCTCGCGGACTCGCCCGGTCGGCGCGAAACCATGGCCGAGTATCTCGCTGAATATGGCGTCAAGCCCGAAGCCAGTGCCGATTTCGACGGTTTCGCCGAGTCCGGAGAGGTGATTGCGCTCGGCACGGCACCACTGGGCGCGGGCTTCATCCTGCCCGAAGCCAGGCTCGCCATCATTACCGAAACCGAGCTGTACGCCGCGACTGCCCGCACCCGTGCCCGTCGCGACAACCGCAAGGCCGCAACGATGGAGGGCTGGCTGCGCGATCTGTCGGAACTCAAGATCGGCGACCCGGTAGTGCACGTTTCGCACGGTATCGGGCGCTACCTTGGCCTGATTCACATGAATCTCGGTGAAGGGGATACCGAGTTTCTGCATCTCGAATACAACGGTGGCGACAAGCTCTACGTACCCGTATCGCAACTGCACGTCATCACGCGCTATGCGGGCGCTGACCCGGAGAATCTCGACCTCCACCGGCTCGGCTCGGGGCAATGGGAGAAGGCCAAGAAGAAGGCTGCGATGCAGGTGCGCGATACCGCTGCCGAACTGCTCTCGCTCTACGCCCAGCGTGCTGCCCGACCGGGGCACCGCTTCGACTTCAAGCAACATGATCTGGAGGCCTTCGCCGAGGCCTTCGGGTTCGAAACCACCCCCGACCAGCAGGCGGCCATCGACGCCGTGGTAACCGACATGAAGTCGGGCCGGCCGATGGATCGCCTGGTGTGCGGCGACGTCGGCTTCGGCAAGACCGAAGTCGCGCTGCGTGCGGCGTTTATCGCGGTCGCTGACGGCAAACAGGTGGTGGTGCTGTGCCCGACCACCCTGCTCGCCGAACAGCACTACCAGACCTTTGCCGACCGCTTCGCCGACTGGCCAATCAAGATTGCCGAACTGTCGCGTTTCAAGTCGGCCAAGGAGCAGACCGAGGCACTGCTTCAGCTCGGCGAGGGCAAGGTCGACATCATCATTGGCACGCACCGCCTGTTGCAGAAGGACGTGGTGTTCAAACGCCTCGGCCTGGTAATCATCGACGAAGAGCACCGCTTTGGTGTGCGTCAGAAGGAGGCCCTCAAGCAGTTGCGCAGCGAGGTCGACATCCTCACCCTCACCGCCACCCCGATTCCGCGTACGCTGGGCCTTGCGATGGAGGGGCTGCGCGAATTCTCGGTGATCGCAACCGCGCCGCAGAAGCGCCTGGCGATCAAGACTTTCGTGCAGCGCTGGAGCAAGGGCATCGTGCGCGAGGCGGTGTTGCGCGAGTTCAAACGCGGCGGCCAGGTCTACTTCCTGCACAACGAAGTCGACACCATCGAGAACATGCGCAACGACCTCGCCGAGCTGCTGCCCGAGGCCCGCATCGTGGTCGGGCACGGACAGCTGCCGGAGCGCGAACTCGAGCGCGTGATGCGCGACTTCACCCAGCAGCGAGCCAACCTGCTGTTGTGCACCACCATTATCGAAACCGGCATCAACATCCCGACCGCCAACACCATCATCATGAATCGCGCCGACCGCTTCGGTCTGGCGCAGCTTCACCAGCTGCGTGGCCGAGTCGGCCGCAGCCACCATCAGGCCTACGCTTACCTGCTGACCGATGCCAACGCCAAGCCGTCGGCTCAGGCGCAGAAACGCCTCGAAGCCATCGCGATGATGGACGAGCTGGGCTCGGGTTTCTATCTGGCGATGCACGACCTCGAGATCCGGGGCGCAGGTGAGGTACTGGGAGAACATCAGTCCGGCGAAATCCAGCAGATCGGCTTCAGTCTCTACACCGAGATGCTCAAGCATGCAGTCCGGGATCTTCAGGCCGGCAAGGAGCCCGACCTCAGTCAGCCCCTGGAAGTGGTTTCCGAGATCAACCTGCACACGCCCGCCCTGCTCCCCACCGAATATTGCCCTGATGTTCAGGAACGCCTGACGCTATACAAGCGCCTGGCCAACTGCGAGGCCGAAGAAGAGCTGCGCGATCTGCAGGAAGAACTCATTGACCGCTTCGGCGAACTCCCGCCGCAGACCCTCGCGCTCCTCGAAACCCACCGCATGCGCCTTCTGCTCAAGCCCTGGGACGTGCAGAAGCTCGACGCATCCGACGCACAGATCAGCATCCAGTTCGGCAAGGCTGCGCCCATCGATCCGGTCAAGGTCATTTTCCTGATCCAGAAGGATCGCAGCACGAAAATGGCCGGGCCGGACAAACTCATCCGCCGCGTCAGCCTCCCCGACCTCAAACAGAGAGTAAAAGCCGTACGTGAGTTGCTGAACGCGGTGAAAGCTTGA
- a CDS encoding sensor histidine kinase: MSLGQSPSIRRPFAYIRILVFCLALLPALVLAQAGEPVALAVLVDPDGTETIERISAPARAHEFIEVTNGFSAGYTRKVHWFRFTLGASAHDNAPIWLVAHPPYLDDLRLFVPDSSRPNGFEVRRAGDHLPFSAREIPYRGFVFTLRPNHEQSQTYYMRLETSSTSVLSLTRWSPKDFQDSATLEYGLFGLFYGVIVMIILINLWPSLWRTEALFRYYLIYLGTTVLNLLSTNGFVGQYLLPEMPLLENAWTSVSTLLLLASAARFYQLVLEVTDKNPALHIFYRFMWWFSLLCIPVALLGYYTEAVRIAMAFAVVLTLISLCRSLALVHTRRAGATFVALACASGLFGSLAGVLTLLGILPGNFWLRHGFQTGTLGTVLAFHLALSARFRIQEQEHRNALDRAARAEFRAEQAHSARTQQQQFMAMLSHELRTPLAMIQGAAHGLKLLDATANPETSKRHGRIQRGIDRITDMLNQLLTSDRVDDEGLVAQIEEADLTEACGQVVSGIESQQRVQFNADFAIRARVDIALFQIVVGNLLDNALKYSPAGSPVALSVVESENAVHVRVDDHGKGVPEELVQSLFLRYIRGSSQGDIPGTGLGLYIVRKIAHLHGGEVSLERNAHGGCCFRVTFPRQPVADSPNP, encoded by the coding sequence TTGAGTTTGGGCCAGTCACCATCAATCCGGCGTCCCTTCGCGTACATCCGGATCCTGGTCTTCTGTCTTGCGCTTCTGCCGGCACTTGTGCTGGCGCAGGCTGGCGAACCCGTTGCCCTTGCCGTTCTTGTCGATCCAGATGGAACGGAAACGATCGAGCGCATCAGCGCGCCAGCGCGTGCGCACGAGTTTATCGAGGTCACGAACGGGTTTTCCGCTGGCTACACACGCAAGGTGCATTGGTTCCGCTTCACGCTCGGCGCTTCAGCGCATGACAACGCGCCGATCTGGCTGGTCGCTCACCCCCCCTATCTCGACGACCTGCGACTGTTCGTCCCCGACTCGAGCCGTCCGAATGGATTCGAGGTACGACGCGCGGGTGACCACCTCCCATTTTCCGCACGGGAGATTCCATACCGGGGATTCGTATTCACCCTCCGACCGAATCACGAACAGAGTCAGACCTACTACATGCGTCTGGAGACCAGCAGCACGTCGGTGCTGAGCCTGACGAGATGGTCGCCCAAGGATTTCCAGGACTCGGCAACCCTTGAATACGGCTTGTTCGGACTGTTCTACGGCGTGATCGTCATGATCATACTGATCAATCTCTGGCCCAGTCTGTGGCGAACCGAGGCCCTGTTCCGCTATTACCTGATCTACCTCGGGACGACGGTGCTGAACCTCCTGAGCACAAACGGTTTCGTCGGGCAATACCTGCTCCCCGAAATGCCCTTGCTTGAAAACGCCTGGACTTCAGTCAGCACCCTGCTGCTGCTTGCGAGCGCAGCGCGCTTCTACCAACTGGTGCTTGAAGTCACGGACAAGAACCCGGCTCTCCACATCTTCTACCGCTTCATGTGGTGGTTTTCCTTGCTCTGCATTCCGGTAGCCCTCCTGGGCTACTACACGGAAGCGGTTCGCATTGCCATGGCGTTCGCCGTCGTGCTTACGCTCATCAGCCTCTGTCGAAGCCTCGCGCTTGTTCACACCCGCCGCGCTGGCGCAACCTTCGTTGCGCTGGCCTGCGCATCGGGCCTGTTCGGCAGCCTGGCCGGCGTTCTCACGCTGCTTGGCATCCTGCCGGGCAACTTCTGGCTGCGCCATGGCTTTCAGACTGGGACGCTGGGTACGGTGCTGGCCTTTCATCTTGCGTTGAGTGCGCGCTTCCGGATTCAGGAGCAAGAACACCGCAACGCACTCGACCGCGCGGCAAGAGCCGAATTCCGCGCCGAACAGGCGCACAGTGCAAGAACCCAGCAACAGCAGTTCATGGCAATGCTGTCGCATGAACTGCGCACACCGCTGGCGATGATCCAGGGCGCCGCGCATGGACTCAAGCTCCTCGATGCCACCGCAAATCCGGAGACGTCCAAGCGTCACGGCCGGATTCAGCGCGGCATCGACAGGATCACCGACATGCTCAACCAGTTGCTCACCAGTGACCGGGTCGACGATGAGGGCCTGGTCGCGCAAATCGAGGAGGCGGACCTGACTGAGGCCTGCGGGCAGGTAGTCAGCGGCATCGAATCGCAGCAGCGTGTGCAGTTCAACGCCGACTTTGCCATCCGGGCGCGGGTAGACATCGCGCTTTTCCAGATCGTGGTCGGCAATCTGCTTGATAACGCACTCAAGTACTCACCAGCGGGGAGTCCGGTCGCCTTGTCCGTCGTCGAATCGGAAAACGCCGTGCATGTTCGCGTCGACGACCACGGAAAGGGCGTTCCGGAAGAATTGGTGCAAAGCCTGTTTCTCCGATATATTCGAGGCTCCTCTCAGGGAGATATTCCGGGCACCGGCCTCGGGCTCTACATCGTGCGCAAGATCGCACATCTCCACGGCGGCGAGGTTTCCCTTGAACGCAATGCACACGGTGGCTGCTGTTTTCGGGTGACATTTCCGCGCCAACCGGTTGCCGACTCTCCAAACCCATGA
- a CDS encoding response regulator transcription factor: MNIVIVEDNNDLLDDLLFGLEHAGFNARGVTSATALDDLIGGGAFIPDLLILDIGLPGEDGHSIACRMRADQAALGIIMLTARSDTREKLKALDGGADHYLVKPVSIDELVAVIRALGRRIPAADLLSEQWQLNCRQYSVIAPSGEQMELTALEMTLMRALAEQQGGPVSRRSIVSAMGHEWLDYDQRRLDTLISRLRRRWLEKTGFRLPLETERGEGYRFSAPVVLIA, encoded by the coding sequence ATGAATATCGTCATCGTCGAAGACAACAACGACCTGCTGGACGATCTCTTGTTCGGGCTTGAGCATGCCGGTTTCAACGCACGCGGGGTGACTAGTGCAACGGCGCTGGACGACTTGATCGGTGGAGGCGCGTTTATTCCAGATTTATTGATTCTGGATATCGGCCTGCCAGGTGAGGACGGTCATTCCATTGCCTGCCGAATGCGCGCAGACCAGGCGGCACTCGGAATCATCATGCTCACCGCTCGCAGCGATACGCGTGAAAAGCTGAAAGCACTCGATGGCGGTGCCGATCACTATCTGGTCAAACCGGTGAGCATCGATGAACTGGTTGCAGTCATACGGGCACTCGGACGTCGCATTCCCGCCGCGGACCTGCTAAGCGAGCAATGGCAGCTGAATTGTCGCCAATACAGCGTCATCGCACCGTCTGGCGAACAAATGGAACTGACGGCCCTTGAAATGACGCTGATGCGTGCATTGGCCGAGCAGCAGGGTGGGCCTGTAAGCCGCCGTTCGATTGTTTCCGCAATGGGGCACGAATGGCTGGACTACGACCAGCGCCGACTGGACACGCTGATCAGTCGCCTGCGCCGCCGTTGGCTGGAGAAAACCGGTTTTCGGCTGCCACTCGAAACCGAACGGGGAGAAGGCTATCGGTTCAGCGCGCCTGTCGTGTTGATCGCCTGA
- a CDS encoding ShlB/FhaC/HecB family hemolysin secretion/activation protein, which yields MTRLAAVTALKKWVTPQLLHGFNRSLPVLVALALTLTLIPQARAQAPAQADRDAAARQAEILQRQDELRRRQELERQIPPDRSGGGIDTRGLMPPVDASGAGLTCREINKISISGAPNLSTSTRERIESEFSGRCLGVSEIEQILALITQDYIFRGFVTTRAYLPQQDLSTGQLEILVIEGVIEKILLEDGAEGSVRASNAFPVSAGELLNLRDIEQGMEQINRLASNNAVMDIRPGDAPGGSVVAVRNEPSTPFHASLSYDNQGSKSTGDEQYGVSLSADRLFGLNEFLLFSHRQSAPHDEDRKLSESNSLTFVLPLGYSTFTFTKSESRYVSLVNAPSGLDLQTSGTSESDIWRLDRTVYRDQSSRVGLAGTLTMKSSKNYLEGLLLGVSSRRLSIFDLDGTLTTGFLGGSLTLELGYARGLDFAGALKDGPNLPREAPRAQFEKYKYGYYFSRPFQVGGLDLAFTSQLTGQIAKDTLYGSEQLLIGGIYTVRGFVNNTLSGDHGYYVRNELSLRRTFSMNGTAMPMRFYMALDQGEVSNRVAGIPQGLLQGGAVGVTMSIKGGSLDVFTAYPIDMPDFLKAEEPQTWVRLSYSL from the coding sequence ATGACTCGCCTCGCCGCCGTAACCGCACTGAAGAAATGGGTAACGCCCCAACTCCTCCATGGTTTCAACCGCAGCCTGCCCGTGCTGGTTGCGCTCGCTCTGACCCTCACTCTGATCCCTCAGGCACGTGCTCAAGCCCCGGCCCAGGCCGACCGGGACGCAGCTGCCCGTCAGGCTGAGATCCTCCAGCGTCAGGACGAACTCAGACGACGTCAGGAGCTTGAGCGCCAGATTCCGCCTGATCGCAGTGGTGGCGGCATCGATACGCGCGGGCTGATGCCGCCGGTGGACGCCTCGGGCGCAGGCCTTACTTGCCGGGAGATCAACAAGATCTCCATCTCGGGCGCACCCAATCTGAGCACCTCGACGAGGGAACGGATCGAGTCAGAGTTCTCCGGTCGTTGTCTCGGCGTTTCAGAGATCGAGCAAATCCTTGCGCTCATCACTCAGGACTACATTTTCCGCGGTTTTGTCACCACCCGTGCCTATCTACCTCAGCAGGACCTCAGCACAGGTCAACTCGAGATCCTCGTCATCGAAGGCGTCATCGAGAAAATTCTGCTGGAGGATGGCGCAGAGGGCAGCGTCAGGGCATCCAACGCCTTCCCGGTCTCGGCTGGGGAGTTGCTGAACCTGCGCGACATCGAGCAGGGCATGGAGCAGATCAACCGCCTTGCGTCCAACAACGCCGTGATGGACATCCGTCCGGGAGATGCACCTGGCGGCAGCGTCGTCGCTGTCCGCAATGAACCGTCCACACCGTTTCACGCCTCGCTGTCGTACGACAACCAGGGCTCGAAGTCCACGGGTGACGAACAATACGGCGTCAGCCTCAGCGCCGACCGCCTGTTCGGACTGAACGAATTTTTGTTGTTCTCCCACCGTCAGTCCGCGCCCCACGATGAAGATCGCAAGCTGTCGGAGAGCAACAGCCTGACCTTCGTTCTGCCGCTTGGATACTCGACCTTCACCTTCACCAAGAGCGAATCGCGCTACGTCAGCCTGGTCAATGCCCCGAGCGGGCTCGACCTGCAAACCAGTGGTACCAGCGAGAGCGATATCTGGCGTCTGGATCGTACGGTCTACCGCGACCAGAGCAGCCGCGTCGGCCTCGCAGGCACTCTCACCATGAAGTCGTCGAAGAACTACCTTGAGGGGCTTTTGCTCGGTGTCAGCAGCAGACGTCTCTCGATCTTCGATCTCGACGGCACGCTCACGACCGGTTTCCTCGGCGGTTCGCTGACACTCGAACTCGGTTACGCCAGAGGCCTCGATTTTGCTGGCGCGCTCAAGGATGGTCCGAATCTTCCGCGCGAAGCACCGCGTGCGCAGTTCGAGAAGTACAAGTACGGGTACTACTTCAGCCGCCCTTTCCAGGTCGGCGGCCTTGATCTTGCATTTACCAGCCAGCTGACCGGGCAGATCGCAAAAGACACCCTCTACGGCTCGGAGCAGCTGCTGATCGGCGGCATCTACACCGTGCGTGGCTTCGTTAACAACACGCTGTCGGGTGATCACGGCTACTACGTGCGTAATGAGCTCTCACTGCGCCGCACTTTCAGCATGAACGGCACGGCAATGCCGATGCGCTTCTACATGGCGCTAGACCAAGGCGAAGTCAGCAACCGGGTTGCTGGCATTCCGCAGGGCCTTCTGCAAGGCGGCGCCGTCGGGGTGACCATGTCCATCAAGGGCGGAAGCCTGGATGTCTTTACCGCCTACCCGATCGACATGCCTGATTTCCTGAAGGCCGAAGAGCCCCAGACCTGGGTTCGCCTCAGCTACTCGCTATAA